In the Maribacter sp. MJ134 genome, one interval contains:
- a CDS encoding YtxH domain-containing protein encodes MSNNSNTLLAVIAGSAIGAALGILYAPDKGTNTRRKIADQAAATKDTLAENAIDLKETVVSKLISEKDTLDTRMNNLVSDVSYKTEDVITTLEKKLSELKAKNKKLQKTS; translated from the coding sequence ATGAGTAATAACAGTAATACATTATTAGCAGTAATTGCAGGGTCCGCCATAGGAGCCGCGTTAGGAATTTTATATGCACCCGATAAGGGAACGAATACAAGAAGAAAAATTGCAGACCAAGCGGCCGCTACAAAAGATACTCTTGCAGAAAACGCCATAGACCTAAAAGAAACCGTGGTAAGTAAATTAATTTCAGAAAAAGATACTTTAGACACAAGAATGAACAATCTGGTATCTGACGTAAGCTATAAAACTGAAGACGTCATCACCACATTGGAAAAGAAATTGTCCGAGCTTAAAGCAAAGAACAAAAAATTACAGAAAACGTCATAG
- a CDS encoding metallophosphoesterase: MTKCSIFVNFIASKIQTIILIVLTTLPISCAIYKEQSNIDQTNIPRTKEIMHTFYVAGGYGNISETSNKNLLDAFKKELSSANENSTLLFTGDNVSPLTDKWEEDKQLIDDQLALASEFKGKTIFLPGNNEWKSYDLNKMESVEDYLKEEDVKNVAVFPENGCPIEHQVINDDLDLILIDSKWFVSNWSRLVDINRKCSDIVTRRRFMEELEGYINDGQGKNIVIAMHHPVFSNGIYAGNETFKQHMTPIPVLGTVRNTVMDLGAFNPEHLNSRRYNYLRIAVSALAQANDRITLLSGHEENLQLLSGGGIHQIVSGSLSSKSATKLGKNRITAIGGSLEYQGNFAQGERGFAKLMYYSDGSSDVTFIRENGADKSFEVLPSLNPSGKKFNFDKISKKTVTAQVLEFTEDMDKSGFYEFLWGERYRSYFTKPVEAPVVRLDTLYGGLNVVKEGGGHQSFSLRLEDENGKQYAMRSLKKSALKFLKFKLPGVAYTEDDFMDTWAEEVISDFFTTAHPYIQLVIDPLAKSVGINHSDTELFYVPKQETLGKYNEDFGDELYFIERRPSEEQLNYKGYRRTMDTNSGVVTDYESTTDMLEKIKSDESYTIDEKNFIRARIFDMLIGDWDRHQDQWRWIEYEGEDGDKEFMPIPRDRDNAFAKFDGAALKLIKLFVPNARRWQTFDDNINNVKWQNMGGHKMDRALLTRYDAKVWESEARIIQENITKEIIDLAFKRLPESVQDETAEQIKSNLTARLQQLPEKARDYGNYLSKVVAITGTEKDDLFEVERMPNGKTKVIVKRLLSDEKNEKIYERVFTDKITKEIWLYGLGDDDDYKLSGQESSKTKIKIVGGYGADSYSIDNTSKLKVFEWEHEKSDFIKEEPKTQMSDIYKTNTYHWRYFKPNTNTIAPTIGFRTDDGFFLGATNTFVKNGLNGNPFVQKHQLKANYYFGFEAVALQYTGVWANVIPKWNFELNGYYTSDSYAKNFFGLGNESVNNEDNVGRDFYRARLKQFKASAGIAYYTLRLRGLFESFRVNENDQRLFNRNNLNPVLFENQNYGGAELSGYYDNADAKDFPSKSIYIGLKAGYKSNLEIADNAFGYASLKVGFTHKITSSGALVFGTTAEYKSLINEKDVFFYHRPSLGGANGLRGFRDERFMGKSYFYQSSDLKLRLKRYITAVSPVTIGLYGGFDYGRTWQPGENSKVWHTSQGAGLWISSLKALTFNIGYFNSRESNLVQVGFNLAI, translated from the coding sequence ATGACAAAGTGCTCCATATTCGTAAATTTTATAGCGTCAAAAATCCAGACAATTATTTTAATAGTACTCACTACACTACCTATTTCTTGTGCCATTTACAAAGAACAATCCAATATAGACCAGACAAATATTCCGCGCACAAAAGAAATAATGCATACTTTTTATGTTGCAGGCGGATATGGTAATATTTCCGAAACTTCCAATAAAAATTTATTAGATGCCTTTAAAAAGGAATTATCCTCGGCAAACGAAAACAGTACGCTCTTGTTTACGGGTGATAACGTTTCTCCGCTTACAGATAAATGGGAAGAGGATAAACAGCTAATAGATGACCAGCTGGCATTGGCTTCAGAGTTCAAGGGTAAAACAATTTTTCTTCCTGGCAATAACGAATGGAAAAGTTATGACCTTAATAAGATGGAAAGTGTAGAGGATTACCTGAAAGAGGAGGATGTAAAGAACGTTGCCGTTTTCCCTGAGAATGGATGCCCCATTGAGCACCAAGTGATAAACGATGATTTAGATTTAATACTAATAGACTCCAAGTGGTTTGTTTCCAACTGGTCCCGTCTGGTGGATATCAATAGGAAGTGTTCGGACATTGTTACCAGAAGGCGCTTCATGGAAGAATTGGAAGGTTATATTAACGACGGGCAAGGTAAGAACATTGTTATTGCTATGCATCATCCTGTATTTAGCAACGGCATTTATGCTGGTAATGAGACATTTAAGCAGCACATGACTCCAATACCTGTCCTAGGAACTGTTAGGAATACCGTAATGGATTTGGGTGCGTTTAACCCTGAGCATTTGAACTCTCGTAGATACAATTATCTTAGAATAGCCGTAAGTGCATTGGCCCAAGCAAATGACAGAATTACCCTATTATCAGGTCATGAAGAAAATCTTCAATTACTTTCTGGCGGTGGAATACATCAAATAGTAAGTGGTTCGTTAAGTTCAAAAAGTGCAACAAAGCTCGGAAAGAATAGGATAACAGCTATCGGCGGCTCGCTGGAGTATCAAGGTAACTTCGCTCAAGGCGAAAGAGGTTTTGCGAAACTAATGTATTATAGCGATGGGTCTTCCGATGTAACGTTTATAAGGGAGAATGGTGCGGACAAATCTTTTGAAGTACTTCCTTCATTAAATCCATCAGGAAAGAAGTTTAACTTTGACAAAATAAGTAAAAAGACCGTTACCGCCCAAGTACTGGAGTTTACGGAGGACATGGACAAAAGCGGATTTTATGAGTTTCTATGGGGAGAACGCTACCGTAGCTATTTCACAAAACCTGTTGAGGCGCCAGTGGTTCGTTTGGATACCTTGTACGGTGGACTAAATGTAGTAAAAGAAGGTGGTGGGCACCAATCCTTTTCCTTACGTTTGGAGGATGAGAACGGTAAGCAGTATGCAATGCGTTCGTTAAAGAAAAGTGCATTAAAATTCTTGAAATTTAAACTTCCAGGGGTAGCCTATACGGAAGACGATTTCATGGATACCTGGGCGGAAGAAGTTATTTCAGATTTCTTTACTACAGCACACCCCTATATTCAGTTGGTGATAGACCCCTTAGCAAAATCCGTTGGTATCAATCATTCCGATACAGAACTCTTTTATGTGCCAAAGCAAGAAACTTTAGGAAAGTACAATGAAGATTTTGGTGATGAATTGTACTTTATAGAAAGACGGCCGTCTGAAGAACAATTGAATTATAAGGGCTACAGGCGTACCATGGATACGAATAGCGGAGTGGTTACGGATTATGAAAGTACCACGGATATGTTGGAGAAGATTAAAAGCGATGAGTCTTATACCATTGATGAGAAAAACTTTATCAGGGCCCGTATTTTCGATATGCTCATTGGGGATTGGGATAGACATCAAGACCAATGGCGATGGATCGAGTACGAAGGAGAAGACGGAGATAAGGAGTTTATGCCCATACCGAGGGATAGAGATAATGCCTTTGCCAAATTTGACGGCGCAGCACTTAAACTAATTAAGCTTTTTGTGCCCAATGCAAGAAGATGGCAAACCTTTGACGATAACATTAATAATGTGAAGTGGCAGAACATGGGAGGCCACAAAATGGATAGGGCCTTATTAACTAGATACGATGCCAAAGTATGGGAAAGCGAAGCTAGGATAATTCAAGAGAATATTACCAAGGAAATCATAGATTTGGCTTTCAAGAGACTACCTGAGTCCGTCCAGGACGAGACAGCAGAGCAAATAAAGTCAAACCTTACGGCCAGACTGCAACAGTTACCGGAGAAGGCAAGGGATTATGGTAACTATCTCAGTAAGGTTGTGGCGATAACAGGAACGGAAAAAGACGACCTTTTTGAAGTCGAAAGAATGCCAAATGGAAAGACAAAGGTTATTGTAAAACGGCTGTTGTCCGACGAGAAGAACGAAAAAATATACGAGCGGGTTTTCACGGATAAGATTACCAAAGAAATTTGGTTATATGGTTTAGGGGATGATGATGATTACAAACTATCTGGTCAGGAATCTTCAAAGACCAAAATAAAGATAGTGGGTGGCTACGGAGCGGATAGCTACAGCATTGACAATACTTCCAAGCTTAAGGTTTTTGAATGGGAGCATGAAAAGTCAGATTTTATAAAGGAGGAGCCCAAAACACAAATGAGTGATATCTATAAGACCAATACCTATCATTGGCGTTACTTTAAACCCAATACAAATACAATTGCACCGACCATAGGTTTTAGGACCGATGACGGGTTTTTTCTTGGTGCTACAAATACTTTCGTCAAAAATGGTTTAAATGGAAATCCTTTCGTACAGAAACATCAATTGAAAGCCAATTACTATTTTGGTTTTGAGGCTGTAGCGCTGCAATACACTGGAGTCTGGGCAAACGTAATCCCAAAGTGGAATTTTGAATTGAACGGATATTATACCAGTGACAGTTATGCGAAGAACTTTTTCGGTTTGGGTAATGAGTCCGTTAATAACGAGGATAACGTAGGCCGTGATTTTTATAGGGCTCGCCTAAAACAGTTTAAGGCCAGCGCGGGAATTGCCTATTATACCCTACGTTTAAGAGGATTGTTTGAATCCTTTAGGGTAAATGAGAATGATCAACGGCTGTTCAATAGAAATAATTTAAATCCTGTACTCTTTGAGAATCAGAATTATGGCGGGGCAGAACTAAGCGGATACTATGATAATGCGGATGCCAAGGACTTTCCTTCAAAGTCCATTTATATAGGACTTAAGGCGGGATACAAATCAAATTTGGAGATAGCGGACAATGCATTTGGTTACGCCAGTTTAAAAGTAGGATTCACTCATAAAATTACTTCTTCAGGAGCATTGGTCTTTGGTACTACAGCAGAATATAAGTCGCTTATTAACGAGAAAGACGTCTTTTTCTATCATCGGCCATCATTGGGAGGGGCCAACGGGCTCAGAGGTTTTAGGGACGAACGTTTTATGGGAAAATCCTATTTTTATCAAAGTTCGGATTTAAAGCTAAGATTAAAGCGTTACATCACTGCCGTATCTCCAGTAACTATTGGTCTTTATGGTGGGTTCGATTACGGTCGCACTTGGCAACCGGGCGAAAATTCTAAGGTGTGGCATACCTCTCAAGGTGCGGGTTTATGGATAAGTAGTTTAAAGGCACTCACCTTTAACATAGGATATTTTAATTCAAGGGAAAGTAACTTGGTTCAGGTAGGTTTCAATCTCGCTATCTAA